A portion of the Micromonospora tarapacensis genome contains these proteins:
- a CDS encoding serine hydrolase yields MASRGHSGETSPLRLVAIAAVLIGLVLVSLRLLPGSPFESTAAAQWGRGESPAARGDDLTDRGARPSPSPSPSPSPEPEPLPFEAKELDLDIDGWYGWSVLDRRSGEIIGSDDMAETSTTASLIKSWIVADYLRRTADAGQTPSDAKLDDLTRIIRDSDNTRTEQLYTQIGRSASIKRLLSTCDLTDSKVSSDLGWSRTELSPRDTARLGNCIADGTAAGPKWTKWLLNEMRQVRGAGDFGIRKAFPAAEAKKIAIKNGWVDRTREQEIHVNCLAIGDTWTMGVMLQYPINKGYEYGMDNCQKITEALLTSTP; encoded by the coding sequence ATGGCCAGTCGCGGCCACAGCGGCGAGACGTCACCGCTGCGGCTCGTCGCCATCGCGGCCGTGCTGATCGGGCTGGTTCTGGTGTCGCTGCGCCTGCTGCCCGGTTCACCCTTCGAGTCCACCGCCGCCGCCCAGTGGGGCCGGGGAGAGTCGCCCGCGGCCCGCGGAGACGACCTCACCGACCGCGGCGCGCGGCCGTCGCCGTCGCCGTCGCCCAGCCCGTCTCCGGAGCCCGAACCGCTGCCGTTCGAGGCGAAGGAGCTCGACCTGGACATCGACGGCTGGTACGGGTGGAGCGTGCTGGACCGACGCTCGGGCGAGATCATCGGCTCGGACGACATGGCCGAGACGAGCACCACCGCGTCCCTGATCAAATCCTGGATCGTCGCCGACTACCTGCGCCGCACCGCCGACGCCGGGCAGACCCCGAGTGACGCGAAGCTGGACGACCTGACCAGGATCATTCGGGACAGCGACAACACCCGCACGGAGCAGCTCTACACCCAGATCGGCCGGTCCGCCTCGATCAAGCGGCTGCTGTCGACCTGCGACCTGACCGACAGCAAGGTCTCCAGCGATCTCGGGTGGAGCCGGACCGAACTCTCGCCCCGCGACACCGCACGGCTCGGCAACTGCATCGCCGACGGCACGGCCGCCGGGCCCAAGTGGACGAAGTGGCTGCTCAACGAGATGCGCCAGGTACGCGGTGCGGGCGACTTCGGCATCCGCAAGGCGTTCCCGGCCGCCGAGGCCAAGAAGATCGCCATCAAGAACGGCTGGGTCGACCGCACCCGGGAGCAGGAGATCCACGTCAACTGCCTGGCGATCGGTGACACCTGGACGATGGGTGTGATGCTCCAGTACCCGATCAACAAGGGCTACGAGTACGGCATGGACAACTGCCAGAAGATCACCGAAGCCCTGCTGACCTCCACCCCCTGA
- a CDS encoding VOC family protein, producing the protein MASVPPGTPCWADLATPELDAARRFYPELFGWTGRVDAEPEAGGYTTFLLGGRAVAGAGQPAVPDQVPIWSTYVATDEADLVAGRVQRAGGQVVVPPFEVFDRGRMAVFTDPAGAAFSVWQPMAFPGAEVFDVPGAMSWTELVTPDPDGARTFYELVFGWQPEEEPMGQAAYTGWRLGDRMVAGMMPPRGADFPADSPAYWSVYFSVADADATAAHAAELGGSILVPPRDIPAGRTAALRDPHGALFSVITLTPPPP; encoded by the coding sequence GTGGCCAGCGTCCCACCGGGTACGCCCTGCTGGGCCGACCTGGCGACGCCCGAACTCGACGCGGCCCGACGGTTCTATCCGGAACTCTTCGGCTGGACCGGCCGGGTGGATGCCGAGCCGGAGGCCGGCGGGTACACGACATTCCTGCTGGGCGGCCGGGCGGTGGCCGGCGCGGGCCAGCCGGCCGTACCGGATCAGGTGCCGATCTGGTCGACGTACGTCGCCACCGACGAGGCCGACCTGGTCGCCGGCCGGGTGCAGCGGGCCGGCGGGCAGGTGGTGGTGCCGCCGTTCGAGGTCTTCGACCGGGGCCGGATGGCGGTCTTCACCGATCCGGCCGGTGCCGCGTTCAGCGTCTGGCAGCCGATGGCCTTCCCGGGGGCCGAGGTCTTCGACGTTCCCGGTGCGATGAGCTGGACCGAGTTGGTCACGCCCGACCCGGACGGGGCGAGGACCTTCTACGAGCTGGTCTTCGGGTGGCAGCCCGAGGAGGAGCCGATGGGGCAGGCCGCCTACACCGGATGGCGGCTGGGCGACCGGATGGTGGCCGGGATGATGCCGCCCCGGGGCGCCGACTTCCCGGCGGATTCGCCGGCCTACTGGTCGGTGTACTTCTCGGTGGCCGACGCGGACGCCACGGCGGCGCACGCCGCCGAGCTGGGCGGCTCGATACTGGTCCCACCCCGCGACATCCCGGCCGGCCGCACCGCCGCCCTCCGCGACCCGCACGGCGCCCTCTTCTCCGTCATCACCCTCACCCCCCCACCACCCTGA
- a CDS encoding menaquinone biosynthetic enzyme MqnA/MqnD family protein has product MVDRVARPRVGHIQFLNCLPIYWGLMRSGALLDVDLRKDSPDRLSAQLVAGDLDIGPITFVEYLRHADDLLLLPDLAVGSDGPVLSVNLVSTRPLTDLDGARVALGSTSRTGVLLAQLLLRERYGVHPKYFRCPPDLTQMLLEADAGVLIGDVALRAHYEAPRQGLAVTDLGQAWREWTGLPMVFAVWAVRRDFATAHPGLVKEVHEAFLRSRDLCLAELDQVAESAARWEPFDAATLAEYFRTLDFSLGERQVAGLREFARRAAEIGEVPVLPAGGPFFFTR; this is encoded by the coding sequence ATGGTCGATCGCGTCGCCCGCCCCCGCGTGGGGCACATCCAGTTCCTCAACTGTTTGCCGATCTACTGGGGGCTGATGCGCTCCGGCGCCCTGCTCGACGTCGACCTGCGCAAGGACTCGCCGGACCGGCTCAGCGCCCAACTGGTCGCCGGTGACCTGGACATCGGGCCGATCACCTTCGTCGAGTATCTGCGGCACGCCGACGATCTGCTGCTCCTTCCCGACCTGGCGGTGGGCAGCGACGGGCCGGTGCTGTCGGTCAACCTGGTGAGCACCCGGCCGTTGACCGACCTCGACGGCGCCCGCGTCGCGCTGGGCTCCACCTCGCGGACCGGGGTGCTGCTCGCCCAGCTGCTGCTGCGCGAGCGGTACGGGGTCCACCCGAAGTACTTCCGCTGCCCGCCGGACCTGACCCAGATGCTGCTGGAGGCGGACGCCGGGGTCCTGATCGGCGACGTGGCGCTACGTGCCCACTACGAGGCGCCCCGACAGGGCCTGGCGGTGACCGACCTGGGGCAGGCCTGGCGGGAGTGGACCGGCCTGCCGATGGTCTTCGCCGTCTGGGCGGTCCGCCGCGACTTCGCCACCGCCCATCCTGGCCTGGTCAAGGAGGTGCACGAGGCGTTCCTGCGCTCGCGTGACCTGTGCCTGGCCGAGCTGGACCAGGTGGCCGAGTCGGCGGCCCGCTGGGAGCCGTTCGACGCGGCAACGCTCGCGGAGTACTTCCGCACCCTGGACTTCTCGCTCGGCGAGCGGCAGGTTGCCGGCCTACGCGAGTTCGCCCGCCGCGCCGCCGAGATCGGCGAGGTGCCGGTGCTGCCGGCCGGCGGCCCGTTCTTCTTCACCCGCTGA
- a CDS encoding ABC transporter ATP-binding protein yields MILARADRASRRYGSVLALDQVNLEVHGGELVGLLGPNGAGKSTLLNLLVGLRKPTSGRVELYGGDPREPASRRQVGVTPQETGLPATLRVGEVVDFVSAHYPDPIPRGELLDRFGLSEQVRRQTGGLSGGQKRRLAVALAFVGRPRLVLLDEPTTGLDVEARHTLWEAIRAFHADGGTVLLSSHYLEEVEALAHRVVVIGRGRVLADDSVDAIRAVVGVRRVSLTADVLPALPGVVRTEQVDGRTHLLTADADQLVRDLVASGVAFRDLEVRPTSLEEAFLTITTTAEAEPAPA; encoded by the coding sequence GTGATCCTCGCCCGAGCCGACCGGGCCAGCCGCCGCTACGGCAGCGTTCTCGCGCTGGATCAGGTGAACCTGGAGGTGCACGGGGGCGAACTGGTCGGCCTGCTGGGGCCGAACGGCGCCGGCAAGAGCACCCTGCTCAACCTGCTGGTCGGGCTGCGCAAGCCGACGTCGGGCCGGGTGGAGCTGTACGGCGGCGACCCGCGTGAACCGGCCAGCCGCCGGCAGGTCGGGGTCACCCCGCAGGAGACCGGGCTGCCCGCCACGCTGCGGGTCGGTGAGGTGGTGGACTTCGTCTCGGCCCACTACCCGGACCCGATCCCACGCGGCGAGTTGCTCGACCGGTTCGGCCTGAGCGAGCAGGTCCGGCGACAGACCGGCGGGTTGTCCGGCGGGCAGAAGCGCCGGCTCGCGGTCGCGCTGGCCTTCGTCGGCCGGCCCCGGCTGGTCCTGCTCGACGAGCCGACCACCGGGCTGGACGTGGAGGCCCGGCACACGCTGTGGGAGGCGATCCGCGCGTTCCACGCCGATGGTGGCACCGTGCTGCTGAGCAGCCACTACCTGGAGGAGGTGGAGGCGCTGGCCCACCGGGTGGTGGTGATCGGCCGGGGCCGAGTGCTCGCCGACGACAGCGTCGACGCGATCCGCGCCGTCGTCGGCGTACGCCGGGTGAGCCTGACCGCGGACGTGCTGCCGGCGCTGCCCGGCGTGGTCCGCACCGAGCAGGTCGACGGCCGGACCCACCTGCTCACCGCCGACGCCGACCAGCTGGTCCGGGATCTGGTCGCCAGCGGGGTCGCGTTCCGGGATCTGGAGGTACGCCCGACCTCGCTGGAGGAGGCGTTCCTCACCATCACGACCACCGCCGAAGCCGAGCCGGCGCCCGCCTGA
- a CDS encoding ABC transporter ATP-binding protein has protein sequence MTAPPADPAVEVRDLRVRLDGVPILAGIDLTVAVGEWVTVIGPNGAGKSTLLRAVGGLLPAPDAVRLFGTPLGALGRRERARVVATVAQSPVVPPGMAVLDYVLLGRNPYIPPLGRESGADLAVVHEVLDRLDLAGFQARELATLSGGERQRVFLARALAQGATLLLLDEPTSALDIGHQQEVLELVDQLRRTHGLTVLATMHDLSIAGEYADRLVLLAGGRIAATGTPTEVLTEDLLAHHYRAHVRIIPGPHGPLVLPTRPTHPTPMRVDHGVVAPFQSDE, from the coding sequence CGAGGTACGGGACCTGCGGGTCCGGCTGGACGGGGTGCCGATCCTCGCCGGCATCGACCTGACCGTGGCGGTCGGCGAGTGGGTCACCGTGATCGGGCCCAACGGCGCCGGCAAGTCGACGCTGCTGCGCGCCGTCGGCGGCCTGCTCCCCGCGCCGGACGCCGTCCGGCTCTTCGGTACGCCGCTGGGCGCGCTGGGCCGGCGGGAACGGGCCCGGGTGGTGGCCACGGTCGCCCAGTCCCCGGTCGTACCGCCCGGCATGGCGGTGCTGGACTACGTGCTGCTCGGCCGCAACCCGTACATCCCGCCGCTGGGCCGGGAGTCCGGTGCCGACCTCGCCGTGGTGCACGAGGTGCTCGACCGGCTCGACCTCGCCGGCTTCCAGGCCCGCGAGTTGGCCACCCTCTCCGGCGGCGAGCGGCAGCGGGTCTTCCTGGCCCGGGCGTTGGCCCAGGGCGCCACCCTGCTGCTGCTCGACGAACCGACGAGCGCGCTCGACATTGGCCACCAGCAGGAGGTCCTGGAACTGGTTGACCAGCTGCGCCGCACGCACGGGTTGACCGTGCTGGCCACCATGCACGACCTGTCGATCGCCGGCGAGTACGCCGACCGCCTGGTGCTGCTCGCCGGCGGCCGGATCGCCGCCACCGGCACCCCCACCGAAGTCCTCACCGAGGACCTCCTCGCCCACCACTACCGCGCCCACGTCCGGATCATCCCCGGCCCCCACGGCCCCCTAGTCCTCCCCACCCGCCCCACCCACCCCACCCCCATGCGCGTCGATCATGGAGTTGTGGCGCCTTTTCAAAGCGACGAATAG